A window of the Gossypium hirsutum isolate 1008001.06 chromosome A05, Gossypium_hirsutum_v2.1, whole genome shotgun sequence genome harbors these coding sequences:
- the LOC107902485 gene encoding flavonoid 3-O-glucosyltransferase, with protein sequence MQTINQNLFFLINLSIAFHLIFITHKSWRKTNPLREYPMEGYRNASKHIAVLAFPFGTHAVPLLNLIRQLSEACPNTMFSFLSIQQSNNSTFRKNLDKIKPFNVWDGLPVGYSFWGTPHEPVDYFLKAVPANFMKAIDAVVFETGKPFDCLITDAFYAFGADIADELNIPWVALWTASPRALLVHLDSDIIRHHVRINGPKDKPLDFLPDFSSIRIADLPNGLTSGDIDAPMPALLHKMGVSLSRATAIATNSYEDLDNTVVNMLKLRFSTFLNVGPFNLVSVSSSTVDDSHGTLDWMSKHEAASVVYISFGSVITPPLHELQALCEALEECEFPYLWSLRGNPEKQLPLGFLERTSSKGKIVPWAPQQKILEHPSVGVFVSHGGWNSVLESINGCVPMICRPFFGDQQLNTRTVEVVWGFGFGLEGGTLTKKGAKKALKLILCSQEGKKIREKIRVQKELACKAVRPNGSSNENFKTLVKLVS encoded by the exons ATGCAAACTATCAACCAAAACTtgttttttcttattaatttaagTATAGCTTTTCATCTAATTTTCATAACTCACAAATCTTGGAGAAAAACAAATCCCCTCAGAGAATATCCAATGGAAGGTTACAGGAATGCTTCTAAACACATAGCAGTGTTGGCTTTCCCCTTCGGAACCCATGCTGTCCCTCTTCTCAACCTCATCCGTCAGCTGTCAGAGGCCTGCCCCAACACCATGTTTTCCTTCCTTAGCATCCAACAATCTAACAACTCAACTTTTCGCAAAAATCTTGATAAAATTAAGCCTTTTAATGTATGGGATGGATTACCTGTGGGGTATAGTTTTTGGGGAACTCCTCACGAGCCTGTCGACTATTTCCTTAAGGCGGTACCTGCAAATTTTATGAAGGCTATAGATGCCGTTGTGTTTGAAACTGGTAAACCATTTGATTGTTTGATAACAGATGCATTTTATGCATTTGGGGCTGATATCGCGGATGAGCTTAACATCCCTTGGGTGGCTCTTTGGACTGCTAGTCCCAGGGCACTCTTAGTTCATCTCGACTCCGATATTATTCGTCACCATGTAAGAATTAACG GTCCTAAAGACAAACCACTTGATTTTCTTCCCGATTTTTCTAGCATACGTATTGCTGACTTACCCAATGGATTAACCTCCGGAGACATTGACGCCCCCATGCCGGCATTGTTGCATAAAATGGGAGTGTCACTGTCACGCGCCACGGCAATTGCCACAAATTCATACGAAGACTTGGATAATACAGTGGTGAACATGCTGAAATTAAGATTCAGTACGTTCCTCAACGTTGGTCCCTTCAATCTGGTATCAGTTTCCAGTTCCACAGTGGATGACTCGCATGGGACCTTGGATTGGATGAGCAAGCATGAGGCAGCATCGGTGGTATACATCAGCTTTGGAAGCGTGATAACCCCACCACTCCATGAGCTACAAGCATTATGTGAAGCCCTGGAGGAATGTGAGTTTCCATATCTTTGGTCTTTGAGGGGAAATCCTGAGAAACAGCTCCCACTAGGATTCCTGGAAAGAACCAGCTCCAAAGGAAAGATAGTTCCATGGGCTCCTCAGCAGAAAATATTGGAACATCCATCAGTTGGGGTTTTTGTAAGTCATGGTGGATGGAATTCAGTCCTGGAAAGTATTAATGGATGTGTGCCTATGATCTGCAGGCCATTTTTTGGAGACCAACAATTGAACACTCGTACTGTGGAGGTTGTATGGGGATTTGGGTTCGGGTTAGAAGGTGGAACATTGACAAAAAAAGGAGCAAAGAAAGCATTGAAGTTGATATTGTGCAGCCAAGAAGGGaagaaaataagagagaaaatTAGAGTTCAAAAAGAGCTGGCTTGCAAGGCTGTTAGACCCAATGGTAGCtctaatgaaaatttcaaaacacTGGTGAAACTTGTCTCTTAA
- the LOC107904311 gene encoding glucan endo-1,3-beta-glucosidase 6, with protein MGWVTVAYRVNIGLVCLFMMLWSVSGIGVNWGTQASHPLPPDTIVRLLRDNGFQRVKLFDADYDTLKTLGKTGIEVMVGIPNDMLAIVGGSMKAAEKWVAKNVTQHITSNNVNIRYVAVGNEPFLETYNGSYLGITFPALRNIQSALVKAGHNNQVKVTVPLNADVYESTNGSPSGGDFRADIHDIMLTIVNFLSLSAAPFTVNIYPFISLYSDPNFPVEYAFFDGNASPVSDGGTLYYNMFDANLDTLAHALQKNGFADLPIIVGEIGWPTDGDRNANTEYARRFNQGFMSHISGGRGTPMRPGPIDAYLFSLIDEDAKSIAPGNFERHWGIFTFDGQAKYPLNLGTTNSGALIPAKGVQYLEKKWCVMKPSARLDDPQVEPSVSFACGSADCTCLGYGTSCGNLDARGNISYAFNSYFQKNNQLEEACKFPNVSMITKTDPTPTGGNCKFHTMIQPYYGSAGWYGQKPLGLTSVLLVFSLVL; from the exons ATGGGGTGGGTTACAGTAGCATATAGAGTTAATATTGGGTTAGTATGTTTGTTTATGATGTTGTGGAGTGTGAgtggaattggtgtgaactggggAACCCAGGCATCCCACCCTCTGCCCCCAGACACTATAGTAAGGTTGCTGAGAGATAATGGGTTTCAAAGAGTGAAGCTGTTTGATGCAGATTATGATACACTCAAGACACTGGGTAAGACTGGGATTGAGGTAATGGTGGGAATCCCAAATGACATGCTTGCTATTGTGGGTGGCAGCATGAAGGCTGCTGAGAAATGGGTTGCGAAAAATGTCACCCAACATATAACTTCCAATAATGTCAACATCAG ATATGTAGCTGTTGGTAATGAACCTTTCTTGGAGACATATAATGGAAGCTACCTTGGAATAACCTTCCCTGCTCTTCGGAACATCCAGTCTGCGCTGGTCAAAGCTGGGCATAACAACCAAGTAAAAGTCACTGTTCCCCTCAATGCTGATGTTTATGAAAGTACAAATGGCTCTCCGTCTGGTGGGGACTTCCGTGCTGACATCCATGACATCATGCTTACAATTGTCAACTTCTTGAGTCTTAGTGCTGCACCCTTCACTGTGAACATCTATCCTTTTATAAGCCTCTATTCTGATCCCAACTTCCCAGTTGAGTATGCATTCTTTGATGGCAATGCATCGCCAGTAAGTGATGGTGGGACATTATATTACAACATGTTTGACGCTAACCTTGATACCCTTGCACATGCATTACAAAAAAATGGATTTGCAGATTTGCCCATTATAGTTGGTGAGATTGGGTGGCCCACTGATGGAGACCGAAATGCTAACACAGAGTATGCTCGGCGGTTCAATCAAGGTTTTATGTCTCATATTTCAGGTGGGAGAGGAACCCCGATGAGACCTGGCCCAATAGATGCATATTTATTTAGCTTGATTGATGAGGATGCTAAAAGCATTGCTCCAGGAAATTTTGAACGCCACTGGGGGATCTTTACATTTGATGGGCAGGCCAAATACCCTCTGAACCTTGGTACTACGAACTCAGGAGCTTTAATTCCTGCAAAAGGTGTACAATACTTGGAGAAGAAGTGGTGTGTGATGAAGCCTTCAGCCAGGCTTGATGATCCACAAGTAGAACCAAGTGTAAGCTTCGCATGTGGTTCTGCCGACTGCACTTGCCTTGGTTACGGGACATCTTGCGGAAATCTTGATGCTAGGGGGAACATTTCTTATGCCTTTAACAGTTACTTTCAGAAGAATAACCAGCTCGAAGAAGCCTGCAAATTTCCGAATGTTTCGATGATCACAAAAACAGATCCCACTCCAACAGGTGGAAATTGCAAATTTCATACAATGATCCAGCCCTATTATGGATCTGCAGGATGGTACGGGCAGAAGCCATTAGGATTGACTTCTGTTCTTCTCGTTTTCTCGTTGGTTCTGTGA
- the LOC107903032 gene encoding pathogenesis-related protein PR-1 yields the protein MAPQNAARAANRMPPLVWDERLAHYAQWYANQRREDCALRHSNGPYGENIFWGGGDGWIPADAVAAWVSESKWYNYWSNSCAGGQECGHYTQIVWSSTKRVGCARVVCDGGKGVFMTCNYDPPGNFIEERPY from the coding sequence ATGGCTCCTCAAAATGCTGCTCGTGCCGCCAATAGAATGCCACCATTGGTGTGGGATGAAAGGCTCGCACATTATGCTCAATGGTATGCTAACCAAAGGCGTGAAGATTGTGCTTTGAGGCACTCCAATGGACCTTATGGAGAAAACATATTTTGGGGTGGTGGCGATGGTTGGATACCTGCCGACGCGGTTGCTGCTTGGGTGTCCGAGAGTAAATGGTACAATTACTGGTCTAATTCCTGTGCCGGAGGGCAGGAATGTGGGCATTATACGCAGATAGTGTGGAGCAGTACCAAAAGAGTTGGGTGTGCCAGGGTGGTTTGCGATGGAGGGAAGGGTGTTTTCATGACTTGCAACTATGATCCTCCTGGGAATTTCATCGAAGAAAGACCTTATTGA